One Plectropomus leopardus isolate mb chromosome 1, YSFRI_Pleo_2.0, whole genome shotgun sequence DNA segment encodes these proteins:
- the LOC121943576 gene encoding CUB and zona pellucida-like domain-containing protein 1, producing the protein MVTCNQTTITVEVEKTYLIRRNENNLHLRDVSNPSCNLTRSSNSTHLVAVMLLNTCGTIIEDDGENIIFRNEITSADPNEIISRDHDVEITFSCTYPKQNNLTLGFRHKNPYAFTERGFGAFSFEFEFFESQLFRTKVDASTYPVEVNLKQMMFMQIEATSSIPNTELFVESCRATPYDNPNSRISYTIIEHGCATDSTVQIYPSPKSQFRFGMEAFEFIGAHDEVYITCSVILCQTGIPNTRCSKGCIRSNSGQNRVKREAASETSSHSISQGPLHLVKTSDSQAPGLSMSLGMNIVFIVSSLLVCGVAIYLSRRSKAKYQLLPTSEEN; encoded by the exons ATGGTGACATGCAATCAGACAACAATAACGGTGGAAGTGGAGAAGACGTATCTCATCAGACGCAACGAGAACAACTTGCATCTGAGAGACGTCAGCAATCCTTCCTGCAACCTGACGAGATCCTCCAACAGCACCCACCTGGTGGCTGTCATGTTGCTGAACACCTGTGGAACCATCATAGAG GATGATGGCGAAAACATCATCTTCAGGAACGAGATCACGTCCGCTGACCCAAATGAAATAATCTCCAGGGATCACGATGTTGAAATCACCTTTTCCTGCACATATCCGAAACAAAACAACCTGACTCTTGGGTTCAGGCACAAGAACCCGTACGCCTTCACAGAGAGGGGCTTCGGCGCTTTCAGCTTTGAGTTTGAATTCTTCGAGAGTCAGTTGTTCAGGACAAAAGTGGACGCCAGCACTTACCCCGTGGAGGTGAACCTCAAACAGATGATGTTCATGCAGATCGAGGCGACCAGCTCCATCCCCAACACCGAGCTGTTTGTGGAGTCCTGCAGGGCGACTCCGTACGACAACCCAAACTCTCGCATCAGCTACACCATCATCGAACACGG GTGTGCGACAGACAGCACGGTGCAGATCTACCCCAGCCCCAAATCCCAGTTCAGATTTGGAATGGAGGCTTTTGAGTTCATCGGCGCTCATGATGAG GTGTACATCACTTGTTCGGTCATCCTCTGTCAGACTGGTATTCCCAACACCAGGTGCTCGAAGGGATGTATCAGATCCAATTCGGGACAGAATCGCGTGAAAAGGGAAGCTGCATCTGAGACATCCAGTCACTCTATTTCCCAGGGACCTTTGCACCTGGTCAAAACCTCCGACAGCCAAG cTCCTGGCCTGAGCATGAGTCTGGGGATGAACATCGTCTTCATTGTCAGCAGCCTCCTGGTATGTGGAGTGGCCATCTACCTGTCAAGGAGGTCCAAAGCTAAATACCAACTCCTGCCAACTTCTGAGGAAAACTGA